Proteins encoded by one window of Cystobacter ferrugineus:
- a CDS encoding MlaE family ABC transporter permease, giving the protein MASENTEQKVEESPRTSWLVRAIESLGRVFVEGVEELGRLATLGADVARWSVRPPFRAANLFFQLDFVGVGSVFIVLLTGLFTGMVFANQSARAFAMFDAQSLVGPTVGLVLTRELAPVFSALMMTMRAGSAMCTELGTMRVTEQVDALETMAVNPVQYLLVPRVLAGLLMVPALTLLFDTSGIFGAYIVAVSVQNVSPGTFIARTQQWLDPIDVYEGLIKGAVFGLSVALICCFKGYNATGGAKGVGQATTAAMVNSALSIFILDFIVGILLH; this is encoded by the coding sequence GTGGCGTCCGAGAACACAGAGCAGAAGGTGGAGGAGTCCCCACGCACCTCGTGGCTCGTCCGGGCCATCGAGAGCCTGGGACGGGTGTTCGTCGAGGGAGTGGAGGAGCTCGGCCGGCTGGCGACGCTCGGGGCGGACGTGGCGCGCTGGAGCGTGCGCCCGCCGTTTCGCGCCGCCAACCTCTTCTTCCAACTGGACTTCGTGGGCGTGGGCAGCGTCTTCATCGTGCTGCTCACCGGCCTGTTCACCGGCATGGTGTTCGCCAACCAGTCCGCGCGCGCCTTCGCCATGTTCGACGCCCAGAGCCTCGTGGGCCCCACGGTGGGCCTGGTGCTCACACGCGAGCTGGCCCCCGTCTTCTCCGCGCTGATGATGACCATGCGCGCCGGCTCCGCCATGTGCACGGAGCTGGGCACCATGCGCGTCACCGAGCAGGTGGATGCCCTGGAGACCATGGCCGTCAACCCCGTGCAGTACCTGCTGGTGCCCCGGGTGCTGGCCGGCCTGCTCATGGTGCCCGCGCTCACGCTGCTCTTCGACACCTCGGGCATCTTCGGCGCCTACATCGTCGCCGTGTCGGTGCAGAACGTGTCCCCCGGCACCTTCATCGCCCGCACGCAGCAGTGGTTGGATCCCATCGACGTCTACGAGGGTCTCATCAAGGGCGCCGTCTTCGGCCTGTCCGTGGCGCTCATCTGCTGCTTCAAGGGCTACAACGCCACCGGGGGCGCCAAGGGCGTGGGTCAGGCCACCACCGCCGCCATGGTCAACAGCGCCCTCTCCATCTTCATCCTCGACTTCATCGTCGGGATTCTCTTGCACTGA
- a CDS encoding ABC transporter ATP-binding protein, producing MIDIRGLHKSFGPNKVLTGIDLAVPAGSTCVILGGSGSGKTVLMKHMIGLLKPDAGEVLIDGEDIVPLGAEGLERVRHKFGMVFQAAALFDSMTVYENVAFPLREHRRLSADEESTLVRSKLELMGLPRSVEPKYPADLSGGMRKRVGLARAIVMNPKIVLYDEPTTGLDPITTDYVDEMILAAQRELGITSVVISHDVASAFNIANQIAFLSKGVILEQGTPEELLASEQPAVKIFLQTWFGKND from the coding sequence ATGATCGACATCCGCGGCCTGCACAAGTCCTTCGGCCCGAACAAGGTGCTCACGGGCATCGACCTGGCCGTGCCCGCGGGCAGCACCTGCGTCATCCTCGGCGGCTCGGGCTCGGGCAAGACGGTGCTCATGAAGCACATGATCGGCCTGCTCAAGCCCGACGCGGGCGAGGTCCTCATCGACGGCGAGGACATCGTCCCCCTGGGCGCCGAGGGCCTCGAGCGGGTGCGCCACAAGTTCGGCATGGTGTTCCAGGCCGCGGCGCTCTTCGACTCGATGACCGTCTACGAGAACGTGGCCTTCCCCCTGCGCGAGCACCGCCGCCTGTCCGCGGACGAGGAGTCCACGCTCGTGCGCTCCAAGCTCGAGCTCATGGGTCTGCCGCGCTCGGTGGAGCCCAAGTACCCCGCCGACCTGTCCGGCGGCATGCGCAAGCGCGTGGGCCTGGCACGCGCCATCGTGATGAATCCGAAGATCGTCCTCTACGACGAGCCCACCACGGGGTTGGATCCCATCACCACTGACTACGTGGACGAGATGATCCTCGCGGCCCAGCGCGAGCTGGGCATCACCAGCGTCGTCATCAGTCACGACGTCGCCTCGGCCTTCAACATCGCCAACCAGATCGCCTTCCTCAGCAAGGGCGTCATCCTGGAGCAGGGCACCCCGGAAGAGCTGCTCGCCTCAGAGCAGCCCGCGGTGAAGATCTTCCTCCAGACCTGGTTTGGTAAGAACGACTAG
- a CDS encoding MlaD family protein produces MKRFITPFRVGLLVLIAGGCLIGFILFTRKGGMGKDEAMEAHAYFRDASGLGTKSRIQIAGIPVGEVTGVTLEGTRAKVTVRVRRDVVLHQDAALIKRSESLLGDYLLDLNPGTEMTPPLQDGEEIRKVVDVQGMEAAFASLSQITEDIQQVTGALRDVLGGEKGAGSLGRIVDNMVRLSDSVDMTVRTSSERLDSILRNFEGVSKDVRGMTHSNEESVGNIVKNIEVITQDTREVLVTVRQIIGSGEGDLKQSVSSLKKTMERLDRSLANIEEVTTKVKNGEGAVGTLLSDERLGQKLAETVEDVSSLASTITGLQTEVGLQATWLTGQETSKNSLSIRLAPRPDKYYLLEVVDDPRGITETVYTQTNPPSSGEPVLQQQKITRQGFTFSAQFAKRYYFTTLRFGIIESTGGVGADFHFFKDHLMLRLDAFNFSVAELRYPRIRTSLRAQAFDRIFVTVGMDDLLNAPQRDINTRRMLAGRDFFFGGGLYFTDDDLKALLPVLPTP; encoded by the coding sequence GTGAAGCGCTTCATCACACCCTTCCGCGTCGGCCTGCTGGTGCTCATCGCCGGAGGATGCCTCATTGGCTTCATCCTCTTCACCCGCAAGGGAGGCATGGGCAAGGACGAGGCCATGGAGGCCCACGCCTACTTCCGCGACGCCTCGGGCCTGGGCACCAAGAGCCGCATCCAGATCGCCGGCATCCCCGTGGGCGAGGTGACGGGCGTCACCCTGGAGGGCACGCGCGCCAAGGTGACCGTGCGCGTGCGCCGCGACGTGGTGCTCCACCAGGACGCCGCCCTCATCAAACGCTCCGAGTCGCTGCTCGGCGACTACCTCCTGGATCTCAACCCCGGCACCGAGATGACCCCGCCGCTCCAGGACGGCGAGGAGATCCGCAAGGTGGTGGACGTGCAGGGCATGGAGGCCGCCTTCGCCTCGCTCAGTCAGATCACCGAGGACATCCAGCAGGTGACGGGCGCCTTGCGCGACGTGCTCGGCGGAGAGAAGGGCGCGGGCTCGCTCGGACGCATCGTCGACAACATGGTGCGCCTGTCGGACTCGGTGGACATGACGGTGCGCACCAGCTCCGAGCGCCTGGACTCGATTCTTCGCAACTTCGAGGGCGTGAGCAAGGACGTGCGCGGCATGACGCACTCCAACGAGGAGAGCGTCGGCAACATCGTGAAGAACATCGAGGTCATCACCCAGGACACCCGCGAGGTGCTCGTCACGGTGCGCCAGATCATCGGCAGCGGGGAAGGGGACCTCAAGCAGAGCGTGTCGAGCCTCAAGAAGACGATGGAGCGCCTGGATCGCTCGCTCGCCAACATCGAGGAGGTCACCACCAAGGTGAAGAACGGCGAGGGCGCCGTGGGCACGCTGCTGAGCGACGAGCGCCTGGGCCAGAAGCTCGCCGAGACCGTGGAGGACGTGTCCAGCCTCGCCTCCACCATCACCGGCCTGCAGACCGAGGTGGGCCTGCAGGCCACGTGGCTCACCGGGCAGGAGACGTCCAAGAACAGCCTGTCCATCCGCCTGGCCCCCCGGCCGGACAAGTACTACCTGCTGGAGGTGGTGGACGATCCGCGCGGCATCACGGAGACGGTCTACACCCAGACCAACCCTCCCTCCTCGGGCGAGCCCGTGCTGCAGCAGCAGAAGATCACCCGCCAGGGCTTCACCTTCAGCGCGCAGTTCGCCAAGCGCTACTACTTCACCACGCTGCGCTTCGGCATCATCGAGTCCACGGGAGGCGTGGGCGCCGACTTCCACTTCTTCAAGGACCACCTGATGCTCAGGCTGGACGCCTTCAACTTCTCGGTGGCCGAGCTGCGCTACCCGCGCATCCGCACTTCGCTCCGGGCCCAGGCCTTCGATCGCATCTTCGTCACCGTGGGCATGGACGACCTGCTCAACGCGCCCCAGCGCGACATCAACACCCGGCGCATGCTCGCCGGCCGGGACTTCTTCTTCGGCGGTGGCCTCTACTTCACCGACGACGACCTCAAGGCGCTGCTGCCCGTCCTTCCCACCCCTTGA